A window of the Macrobrachium rosenbergii isolate ZJJX-2024 chromosome 13, ASM4041242v1, whole genome shotgun sequence genome harbors these coding sequences:
- the LOC136845195 gene encoding hemocyanin B chain-like, with amino-acid sequence MKVFVLCALVAFAAADVPLAKRQQDVNHLLWNVYDHHHFDDLKGYAASFDPVGDVSQYKDGGEAARHLVQEEKDRRLLEQHHWFSLFNERQREEALMLFEVFMQCKEWDCAVKNAAYWREHMNEGEFVYALYTAVIHSDLGHGIVLPPLYEVTPHMFTNSEVIQKAYTAKMTNSPGTFEMEFTGTKKNKEQRVAYFGEDIGMNVHHVTWHMDFPFWWEDKYGHHLDRKGELFFWVHHQLTVRFDSERLSNYLDMVDELQWDKPIEEGFAPHTIYKYGGEFPARPDHIHFEDVDGVARVRDMIIMESRIHDAIGHGYITDKDGKIIDIMNDQGIDKLGDIIESSVYSPNVQYYGALHNTAHIMLGRQGDPHGKYNMPPGVMEHFETATRDPTFFRLHKYMDNIFKEYKYSLPPYTHEELDFPGVNVDSLSIEGELKTYFEDYEFDLRNAVDSAEGIPTVDLKANVHRLNHNDFSFVADVNNNNGKEVIGTFRLYLCPEYDNNGEQFDFTNGTWHCIEMDKFWKKLSPGGNHIVRKSRDSSVTVPDVPSFQSLMDAADSGSFNMPEFERSCGIPNRMLLPKGKKNGMDYALILAVTDGSYDLTHSDVESEHGGTHAQCGAHGETYPDKRPMGFPIDRYIPDRRVYDETTNFKLVHVKVYHDDHHH; translated from the exons ATGAAGGTGTTTGTCTTGTGCGCTCTGGTAGCCTTTGCTGCCGCCG ATGTACCATTGGCCAAGAGACAACAGGATGTTAATCACCTGTTGTGGAATGTCTATGACCACCACCACTTTGATGATCTGAAAGGATATGCAGCATCTTTTGACCCTGTAGGAGATGTGTCGCAATATAAGGATGGTGGAGAAGCAGCAAGGCACCTAGTCCAGGAAGAGAAAGATCGCAGACTCCTTGAACAGCATCACTGGTTCTCACTCTTCAACGAACGCCAAAGAGAGGAGGCCCTTATGCTCTTTGAAGTCTTCATGCAATGCAAGGAATGGGACTGTGCTGTTAAAAATGCTGCATACTGGCGTGAACATATGAATGAAGGAGAGTTTGTGTATGCCCTTTACACTGCTGTCATTCACTCTGATCTTGGACATGGCATTGTTCTCCCCCCACTCTACGAAGTTACCCCTCATATGTTCACAAACAGTGAAGTTATCCAGAAGGCTTACACTGCAAAGATGACCAACTCACCAGGTACATTTGAGATGGAATTCACaggtacaaagaaaaacaaggaacaaCGTGTGGCCTACTTTGGAGAAGATATTGGAATGAACGTCCATCACGTCACTTGGCATATGGATTTCCCCTTCTGGTGGGAAGACAAATACGGACATCACTTAGACCGCAAGGGAGAACTTTTCTTCTGGGTTCATCATCAGCTCACTGTTCGCTTTGATTCTGAGCGTCTCTCCAACTATTTGGATATGGTAGATGAACTCCAATGGGATAAACCAATAGAAGAAGGATTTGCCCCACACACTATCTACAAATATGGTGGTGAATTCCCTGCCCGTCCTGATCATATTCACTTTGAAGATGTTGATGGAGTAGCAAGAGTTCGTGACATGATTATCATGGAAAGTCGCATTCACGATGCAATTGGCCATGGATATATCACTGATAAGGATGGAAAGATTATTGACATCATGAATGACCAAGGCATTGACAAACTTGGTGACATCATTGAATCTTCTGTGTACAGTCCTAATGTCCAGTATTATGGAGCTCTCCACAACACGGCTCACATTATGCTTGGCCGTCAAGGTGATCCTCATGGAAAATACAACATGCCTCCAGGTGTCATGGAACACTTTGAAACAGCCACTCGTGATCCTACATTCTTCCGTCTTCACAAATATATGGATAACATTTTCAAGGAATATAAATATAGTCTTCCTCCATACACTCATGAAGAACTAGACTTCCCTGGTGTCAACGTTGACAGCCTTAGCATTGAAGGAGAACTTAAAACATATTTTGAGGACTATGAATTTGACCTTCGTAATGCTGTAGATTCTGCTGAAGGCATTCCCACAGTTGATTTAAAAGCCAATGTTCATCGTCTCAACCACAATGACTTCTCCTTTGTTGCTGATGTCAACAATAACAATGGAAAAGAAGTTATTGGTACTTTCCGCCTCTACCTTTGCCCTGAGTATGACAACAATGGAGAGCAGTTTGATTTCACAAATGGCACATGGCATTGTATTGAAATGGACAAATTCTGGAAGAAAT TGTCTCCTGGAGGAAATCATATAGTAAGAAAATCAAGGGACTCTTCCGTCACTGTTCCTGATGTGCCCAGCTTCCAGTCTCTCATGGATGCAGCTGACAGTGGTAGTTTTAACATGCCTGAATTCGAAAGGTCTTGCGGAATTCCCAACAGAATGCTTTTGCCTAAGGGTAAGAAGAATGGCATGGACTATGCTCTCATTCTGGCAGTCACTGATGGAAGCTATGACCTAACACACTCGGATGTTGAATCTGAGCATGGAGGTACTCATGCTCAATGTGGAGCTCATGGAGAAACGTATCCAGACAAGCGCCCTATGGGATTCCCTATTGATCGTTATATTCCAGACAGACGAGTCTATGATGAAACTACCAACTTCAAGCTCGTTCACGTTAAAGTATATCATGATGACCACCACCATTAA